The following nucleotide sequence is from Streptomyces caniferus.
GGCCGCACAGGGCAACGGCAGCCTCTACACCTCGCTCTTCGCGTCCGGGCTGCTCGGGACGCAGATGTACAACCAGTTCGGGCAGGACACCTCGGCGTTCTGGATGGTCGCCTCGACGATCGCCACCCCACGGGACGCCTACCAGGAGCTGCGGGCGCGTGCCTTGACGCTGGCGTCGGTGGCCGTCCCGTACGTCACTCTGGTCGTCGCCGGCACCGCCGCCGTCATCGGGCCGTGGTCGGACTTCGTGGAGGTGTACGGGCTCTCGCTGGCCGTGCTGGGTGCGCTGTTGGCGACCGGGGCGCTGTCGTCGGCGGTCTTCCCGTACTCGATCCCCTCGGAGGGCAACAAGAACGTCGCGCCGGGACAGGGCGCGATCGCCTGGTTCAGCCTCTTCGGCGGAGTGCTGGTGGGCGCCGTGCTGTGCTCGCCGCTGCTGGGCCTGACCATCTGGCTGCATGTCGCCGGTCTGCACCAACTGTTGTGGGTGCTGCTGCCGGTCGGTGCGGTCTACGGCCTGGGCGTAGCGGAGCTGGGACTACGGGTGGCGGCGCCCCGGGTGGCGCGGCGGCTGCCGGAGATCCTGGTGGCGGTCAGCAAGGGCTGACGAGGCGGGCCGGGGGTTGCCGGGGGCGGGGCGGGCGCGGGCGGGCCCGCCCCGCCGTTGCGGGCGGACGGACCGGACCGGCCCGGCCGTTGCGGGCGGGCATGGACCCGCGACGGGCGCAAGCCCGCGACGAGCAGGCTCAACGAGCACCGGCCCACCAGGTGCCCGACGGCAGGTGGCAGTGGACGGGATCTCAGTTGATCATCGTGGCCGTCTGGAGGAAGGGTTCGATGGCGGCGCACCAGGCGTCGGGCTGCTCCCAGGGGAGGAGGTGGCCGGCGTCGGGGATTTCGGCGTAGGCGCCGCGCGGCAGCACCCGGACCATCTCCATGGCCTCGGCGCGGCCCAGTTCGGCGTCGAGGCCGCGGACGACGAGGGACGGGCACGACACCTGGGCGAGCTCTTCCCAATGGGCGTCATGGACCCAGGTCTCGCGGGCGGTGAGCATCTGCCGGCGGGAGAAGACGGGACGCCAGCCGTCGGAACGCTCGGCCATCACCTCGGCGAAGAACTCGCCTCGGGCGGGTCTGGGCCGCTCCAGGGTCGGGTCGTCCTCGCCGAACCACTTGCGGACATCCGCGAGGGTGGCGAACGGCAACGGCCATGACCGGAACCACTCGGTCCACTCGCGCTGCGAGGCCGCCCCGAGCGCCGAGGCCCGCATATCGCAGATGACCAGCGCACTGACCAGATCCGGTCTTCGGGCCGCTAACTGCCACGCCGTCAGGGCGCCCATGGCATGCCCGACAAGGGCGACCGGGGCGAGGCCGAGCTGCTCGATGGCCGCGATGGCGTCATCGACATACGCCTCGCGGTCGTACGGCCCGTCAGCGGGCTTCTCACTGCGGCCGTGGCCCCGCTGGTCCAGCGCGACGGGGCGGTGGCGCGCGCTCAGACGGCGCGCGGTGGCCGCCCAGTGCGAGGCGCGGCCCATCAGGCCGTGGAGCAGCAGGACGCCCGGTCGCTGCTCGCTCTCCTCCAGCCCGCCTCCGATCTTGGGCGGGTCGGTGAATTCCCAGGCGGCGAGGCTTACGCCGCCGATCCCTGTGACATCGATGCGCTGCACCATGTGCCCTGGCACCCCCAATCGTCCCTTGAGCAGCTCCACACTATCGAACCCCTATTCGAACGCGCCGCTCCGGCGCGCAATACCCCTCGTTCGAGTGACGTCACTCAAGGATTGGCCGCGCCCGCCACGGGGAGACATCTGCCGGGAGGCGGGCCCTACCGGGAAGGGGGCCCGTGGGGGAAGACCCTGGGAGCTCGGGGCTCCGGGTCTTGGGTGGGGGACATGGGGAGGCAGGGCCCCGGCTGCTCGCAGCGCCGGGGCCCTGACCGTCTCCGTACGACGTGGATGCATCCGAGCCCCCTCCCGGCCAGGACAGGCCGATGCGTGGCCAAGCGTCAGCGTGACACGGGACCGGCCGTATCGCACGGATTCGCACAAGTCCGTTCAACCGGAAAGAACTTGCCGAGCCCGCCGAGCAGCGCATCGGCGCAGCTCAACGGGCTCGGGGGGAGGGTTCGGGCGGAAGTGCGGAAAAGAAAGAGGCTGAAACTGCTTTCAGCGCTTGGCGACAAACACGTGTGAGGCGATCTCGGAGTCCAGCTCGGCGGCCTCGCCGCTGCTGCCGACCAGCACCCCGGCCGGCGACTCCGTCACGCTCACCACCGCGCCCGGCTGCACGCCGGCCCGCCGGAGGGTGTACATCAGCTGG
It contains:
- a CDS encoding alpha/beta fold hydrolase codes for the protein MVQRIDVTGIGGVSLAAWEFTDPPKIGGGLEESEQRPGVLLLHGLMGRASHWAATARRLSARHRPVALDQRGHGRSEKPADGPYDREAYVDDAIAAIEQLGLAPVALVGHAMGALTAWQLAARRPDLVSALVICDMRASALGAASQREWTEWFRSWPLPFATLADVRKWFGEDDPTLERPRPARGEFFAEVMAERSDGWRPVFSRRQMLTARETWVHDAHWEELAQVSCPSLVVRGLDAELGRAEAMEMVRVLPRGAYAEIPDAGHLLPWEQPDAWCAAIEPFLQTATMIN